A window of Schistocerca serialis cubense isolate TAMUIC-IGC-003099 chromosome 1, iqSchSeri2.2, whole genome shotgun sequence genomic DNA:
CACAATCCCCTGTTCTAGTTTCGTGAGAATCAACCCTGGTCTCTAAATGTTTACACTTACGCTTAATTTTTGCTATCTCCATGATTGTTGCTTCAATTTTATCAGCAAGTAATTTCTGccctttctttaattaatttgaaatcTTTGTTATTCCTTTTTGCCCACATACTACTACTGTTAACATTTCAATCACACTTTTCTTATTATCTTGTGTAGACAATGTATCAGCTGATGCTGTTCCATGGCTTGACCTACTTGTTCTACTTATTGATTCAGTAGCAATGATGGTGTCAGAGTCATTGCCTCTGACATCACCAGTCACCTTTCTTGCGAAACTTCAGTTTCTACATCAGAGGATTCTGGTAACTAGCTATCATCCATTTGATTCTGTACACCTTCCTCTTTACTTATATTTCATCTGGCATGCCCTATAATTGGCTTGCCTCTTAGATTTCATTATCCTGAGGCCAGTGCCTCTCTAATTCTAAGATTGTGCCGTGTTTTGCATTCCCCTGACCTTTTGTTATTaaggaaattattacaaaaggattAACAATATTCTTAAAAATCCCTAAGGTTGTTAGTACTAGCTTGCTCTCACTAGCTCTAAAGTGATTAGTGTACACGCTAGTTTCTTCTCCGGCATGATGTTGCTGCTCGCCGCATTGTCTTTTTCGTTTTGGGTGTCTTTGGTTGCCATAATCGACCACAGACGCCTATCCCTGCCGTTCGCCGCTCTCTGATGCTGGACTGCAGCTGGTGGGGGCAACAAGTGTTGCTTCCAAGTCATTCGCCTCGCCTGCTGTACGCTGCTCTGCTAACTACTCCCTGAAGCATTGTTTGTCATAGCAGTGAAATAAAACGTAATCCGTTTGGATCGCGCACACACATAACTTTACACTCCGATTTGCGTTTTCACGTTTTCACTTTCAACTATGCGACACGGATTAATTAGCGGCATTTATAGATTTTGTTACCTCACAATTCAGAGAAACTCACAAAAGTTCACACAGTGCTGCTTTTATCTTCTTCACTGTTCATACACTATTGATTCGGACGTTTTATGATAATCATCATAGTTGACTGTTCtcactataattttcacatctcacCCAGTTCACAGTTCTCGTTAACAGATAGTAGCCACTTCTTTAAGTACATGTTCCCACTAGGGATGCCATGTATAAAGCTATacattgtcgtgttggaagtcagatctggaagctggagaaatCTGTAGAGACTGAATAAGAATCCCTaccgttctttccaccaatgtTCTGAAGTTGTGTCCCCAGCACAGAAGACAGCTTGTCGGTCGTAGGATCTTCCTCGGCGGTGGCTGCTACATTGTCATTTAGAACTTGAACTTGTGTTTGTGCATTTTTTTGTGGGATGCTACTTGCCCAGATTAGTCTCTGTATCTATAGAGGGCAAGATCTGTCGTACTGACAATAATGGTaggcgacacctctcattaatatatcctatttgtttatattttaaaatatcactttttacactgtcttctacaacactcgacatagctttcttaataatACGATAACTTTTCTGACAATTCCCAATACAGAGTATGACATGTGcgtccgaaacagagatacatgtccggctctgaagaacacctgAAGGAGAGTGACTAGCGCAGCTGAAGTAGTTCATCTCCCCGGCGCACCatagcgacccgaaggtgtccaaAGCACTTCCActgtaatatcattactcttatgattctcaaaactagtgaaatttaataaacaaaactgtagactcgtagggtaaccatgagagattgttaTGCTGAAAAattggttaaatacaatgaaaagtatacaaataattaataagagaagttaggcattTCCGTGCCTAActcccgaatgtgccgaccaatcagaagcaagttcagtacaattggcagaCTCttccacaggaatggtacatactgtaccatctgcggcttgtacctcactccacgtttgtaccatatgctatttcgtgtgtatcaagctgcatcaagatgggcttctagcaagataaaaaaCTGGCGGCCACAGCCCGGAATATCACAAtcttttttggaaatcaagaaatactgcaccaaCCTGACTGCCTAGATCCAAGgcttttagtatgtcatgtgagaaaagcgtttaggtaactcattatgtttgagctttaTGTATCTCGTCCTtaggttttgcagagcagtgtatacCGCGTATTCATTACAAATTCGATATTAATTTATCATGTGCATTGATCATTTCTGTACAGTGAGCAAATCGAATTATCACACAAAGGAGTTCGATGATATTTATATCGAACTcgtagagacagaaagagagaatttcattgaaaagaggaaaaaagaaattaagaGTTTGTAATGATTAAAGTTACAATAATaatcgcaatttctgaaattcttaGACTATAGTTTAGACTCCCCTAAGGTGAAATGTGTGTGATTATTTGGCCTTTTTCAGGATATTTGCGTTTCGCTATTTCACAAGAGAGTAGCACTAGACATCTGTATCTGAATCTGAAGGTATAGAGTGTATTcttgaaaagaaacaaaatctctaTAATTCTGATAACAATCGTTACAGCAGGAACGGGTATCGCTGAATTATTTTGGGAGGCTTGCAGATACGATTTACACATGACTGTCTAAATCAGCAACTTCTGATTATAAAGAGCTCCCAAGTATTGTAAGTTAATAGCAATTTGAAATTCCAGCTGTGGTACACACAACGCAGAAAATGAGCCTATGTGCAAATTAATGTTTCAGCTTCCCAAAGCGTAAACGAAGATTAACTTTATGCCACCTGAAAGTCTAAACGGAAGAATTTTGTTCTCTGAAGGATTTCATAGTCATTAATCACTAATTTGTTGCGTGCCGGTGCTaccaattctgttttttttttagggATAGTTTCAATTTCGAACACAAGCTATTTTGTAATGTCGCCATAGCATAATTTATTAGACCAATGACTCAGTAATAAGACAAGTGCAGTCAAAATCCTAAATAATAGCAGTGCCTATATCTTCTTTCCTTTTAATAAAAGAAATAGCGACAGGCGGGCTGCGACATTTGTCTCATGTATGCGAAGTGCCTTTGCATTCATCCGCTGAAAGAATTAAGCCAAGTTCTTTTCAGGTCCACAAATGAGATTTTTTAAGATGTCTATGAGTATTGACAACAAGAATTCCATTTTTTGGCATttgaatgctcactccatagatgttCCTACTGTTTAATTCAGACTGTGGATTGAGATTACTGAATGCAAGGATTTGTAGGGACACTGCCTTCTACATACTAATTACATAACTGAGTAACTGTGTAAAAATTCCACGTTATTGTGCATAGTTACAAAAGACTAATGCGTAGATTAGTGAACAAAACAGAACTAAACGCAACACAGTACATgagaaaataaaagatacactCAGTGATCTCCAGAGATCTCTGGATACTCTGCACATATCACGTATCGATTAGTCGATTATGTCACCCGCACAGATGCTCACTCCAGCGATTATCatgcatggaggtagaataaggggagatggcgctacagacttgcgctgcacgttgttttgaagccagtgggcggggcctgccgccatcttggttcCCCCAAAACatcagcagacgagtgtttacaattgcttcttgttcgttatttatgtcgtgtgcacgtgatatttgttttatatagtaaatgttactcggttttagtgaacaacacagcataaggaacgcaacttcaaacgtttttctggtcttaaatgcgtattcgatacagtaatacgtaaaaatattacgcttcttgcctcagtactgtaattcctttttgtttatacacttagaataaccgagaagagacgtatgtgctatgaaaagcgtgcttttgtaatccatttctattcactttcattgtgtttgtgtcgataattgataaagccagagctccaaaaacaatgattgatagtttagaggcaccgatttgtattcgttgcattttcaagtcaaatgcaaattttaaatgttcacgtttgcaagaaacttaccttatttcctttggtgtcccatagatgtatgcagggatgatataaacaagccagctgtcatgtcaacaaagtgaaaaatacgttaaattacgaaggaacagaactgaatttaagattgtcaggcccattgcaatttccacatgtgctttctttttaaattgtacctaccaaatgacattcagcgtggcaaagaacagaaatttacagggtaacacaacaacacagtgattaatgtaatgatctaagcctggacttcAATAGgggactttgctttaacaaatatgtaaccatttaagtacttataatttaaccactgtaacaggtgttccacacattttactcaagatttaattaactacatgtagttccattagttttatattaaattattgcattttaaaacattagtccccatttccaggatatttcttgccaggacttttcagttacttcagaataaccacacagtgaaaaccaagtgtaatgctcacttccaggcagctcttcgccttggattgataggaaatctaaagttaaatcacagaaatgaaaccatactgtaaaactttacagtgcatcagaatttcaagtatatataagaaaatagcgcttaaataagtccacttacgaatgaaatgtgatttgtttaaactttagactacaatcagaacgattagtacacccgtaagcgacgcagccggcattttttttttatcaaaacacttcacgactacacggaatcaaaccaccagaagcgaatgttttggggtagctaacatggcggaccttctcttgggtcggcttcaagtttgtgacgtcatgacaactcctcttatttttacctccatgttaTCATGTCTTTGTGTTAGTGATCTTTGATACTGAATCACCCTTCGAGAAACATCGTtggatgttgtttatgttgatggtGGTGTAGTGTGTAATTGTGAGTGCTGAGTTACAAGTAGTGCAAGAGTTACGCAGGTGACGGATTTATTTCGAAATGCCGAAGTATTACTGCGACTACTGTGATACATATCTCACACACGATTCACCGTCTGTTAGAAAAACACATTGTCAAGGGCGCAAGCATAAAGACAATGTAAAATTTTACTATCAGAAGTGGATGGAGGAGCAAGCACAACATCTCATTGATGCGACAACGGCTGCATTTAAAGCTGGCAAAATTGCTTCTAATCCGTTCGCTGCTACGAAACCCGGAGCTGCTCTACCGCCACCGGCTGGTATGCCAGGACCGCCACGACCACCTGGACCAGTACATGGCCCACCTCAGCCTGGACCAGGTATGATGGGTCCGCCAGGAATGCCTCCAAGCCATATGGGTCCGATGATGATGGGACCTCATGGCCCTATGCCTCCTATGATGGGAATGCGACCACCGATGATGGGACCCATGATGCCGATGGGACCAATGGGTCCAATGGGACCTATGAGAGGACCACCACTTATTGGAGGACCTATGGGTGCGCCAATGAAGAAATAGTAGTGGactataaatttcagtttgtatttaACTTCTATTGGACTGTCCAGTACATTTGTGGCAGTGATGATAAAAAAAGTGTTCTGTCCTGCCTGTAAGAATGAAATGTGTGTCAAACATTGTTACATAGCGTATATGTATGAAACAATTTCTTGGATTTTCTGTGgatatttgtaataaaatttagttTCAGTGATATTTATTGGTTAAACTTCATTTATATAATGTTGATTGGCTTGACTTCGTTGTTCTACAGTCTGTGTTTTAAGAAGGTGATATGTTTTGCTGTTGTTGCACTTTTAGTCTCAACTTTTATTAGCATAACTGAAATTTTTGCTCTACACATTGTGGAGGACATGATATCAGCTGTTCAAGACCACTTTCTTAGTAGAAGCATGTCAGTATTCCTGTGTCCATCTATCATTTCATATCAAAACCATCGTAGTGGTTCATAGACAATCATTAGTAGAGAGAAGGGGGTCATTTCCTTTTATCAAGATATTTGGAGTGGTATTGGTTTTACAATTTGCACTTATATGAATGTCATCATTAACAAGATCACATTTATGACAATAATGTCTTGCATGTGTTGATCAGTGGAACAGTTTGTCAGATCTGATCTGTCATATACTGTTACGTATGGAGTGTTTTCGAAATACATTTTATAATTGATTTGATGTGAATTTCTTATGTTTTGTCAAAATTGCACAATTATGTGGTAATATTTGTATTACTCATTGATTTCAACTCATTGCAATTTTTTCGTTACATTATAACTGATTCTTGTTGACTGGGGAAGGATAAGTTATTTGCTACTCTGCCTTTACCTACTTATTTGATACTAACTACTTTATCTACTAACTTTCTACGCAGACAGGGTTTGGAAATatacttaaattaaaaaaaaaatgtttaaattcatATTATTTTTTAGCATGGTACCAACCAAATCTCAGAAGTTTTATGGTTTAGAGCAAGTAgaaatttttttccttcaaaattacAGTAGAATTTA
This region includes:
- the LOC126459589 gene encoding U1 small nuclear ribonucleoprotein C; its protein translation is MPKYYCDYCDTYLTHDSPSVRKTHCQGRKHKDNVKFYYQKWMEEQAQHLIDATTAAFKAGKIASNPFAATKPGAALPPPAGMPGPPRPPGPVHGPPQPGPGMMGPPGMPPSHMGPMMMGPHGPMPPMMGMRPPMMGPMMPMGPMGPMGPMRGPPLIGGPMGAPMKK